A part of Dreissena polymorpha isolate Duluth1 chromosome 13, UMN_Dpol_1.0, whole genome shotgun sequence genomic DNA contains:
- the LOC127854487 gene encoding tumor necrosis factor receptor superfamily member 11A-like isoform X2 — translation MQLKIVMMKGSKYIRVALVLGLVGLVGTIMDDTYHTTSSGHTCKKCEPGTYWVADCTSNMQQDQCLPCPSGTYQPNFNIAHSCAPCKTMCPGNNHQEARMVIQAECTLKSDLKCICSDGYWMEQGPNPVCRTVSACPLGTGVVKLADQYNNTTCERCRPGTTYSNISSKTETCQNCSVCGPDQEVNQACNIQNDTICVSKDVSKDEQHGFPIEAIVGLVVVAVVIAIAALVTIVFLYFKRRKDGKSTTLKDLCVRGNECINEESSSQGTDVETPLNPQLPGLLKDDSLSRIAGQIGINWMSTGLSLGLTNATLDQIKMDYHWSIQEAIRRMLMRWRDDHLDKNPHPSFEEMKRCLVQALKVHEGTLAYQLEQIDIKDTYQ, via the exons ATAGTCATGATGAAAGGATCAAAATACATCCGTGTGGCTTTGGTGCTGGGGCTAGTTGGCTTGGTAGGGACCATAATGGACGACACTTATCACACCACTTCCTCAGGCCACACGTGTAAGAAGTGTGAACCTGGGACATACTGGGTGGCAGACTGCACGTCTAATATGCAGCAAGACCAATGCCTGCCTTGTCCGTCTGGCACGTACCAGCCGAACTTTAACATAGCACACTCCTGTGCACCCTGCAAAACGATGTGTCCTGGTAACAATCACCAGGAGGCTAGGATGGTGATTCAAGCAGAGTGCACACTTAAATCTGACTTGAAGTGTATCTGCAGTGATGGATATTGGATGGAGCAAGGTCCCAACCCAGTGTGCAGAACTGTGTCTGCCTGTCCCCTTGGAACAGGAGTTGTGAAACTTG CTGATCAGTACAACAACACGACCTGTGAACGGTGCAGGCCAGGTACTACCTATTCCAACATCAGCTCGAAGACTGAGACCTGTCAGAACTGCAGTGTGTGTGGACCTGATCAGGAGGTCAATCAAGCCTGCAACATACAGAATGACACTATCTGCGTATCAAAGGACGTATCAAAGGACGAGCAACATG GTTTTCCCATAGAAGCCATTGTTGGATTGGTAGTTGTTGCAGTGGTTATTGCAATTGCAGCCTTGGTAACGATTGTATTTCTCTACTTTAAACGCAGGAAAGATGGGAAAAGCACGACACTCAAAGATCTGTGTGTCAG AGGCAATGAATGCATTAATGAAGAGAGCAGCAGTCAAGGAACTG ATGTAGAAACCCCATTGAATCCACAATTGCCAG GTCTGTTAAAGGATGATTCTCTGTCGAGAATTGCCGGACAGATAGGAATTAACTGGATGTCTACTGGGCTTTCATTGGGCTTGACAAATGCAACTCTGGACCAGATTAAGATGGATTATCACTGGTCAATACAAGAGGCGATTAGGAGAATGCTCATGAG ATGGAGAGACGACCATTTAGACAAGAATCCCCATCCATCTTTTGAAGAGATGAAACGCTGTTTAGTTCAAGCGTTGAAAGTACACGAGGGTACTCTTGCTTACCAATTGGAGCAGATAGATATCAAGGACACTTACCAG TGA
- the LOC127854487 gene encoding tumor necrosis factor receptor superfamily member 11A-like isoform X3, giving the protein MMKGSKYIRVALVLGLVGLVGTIMDDTYHTTSSGHTCKKCEPGTYWVADCTSNMQQDQCLPCPSGTYQPNFNIAHSCAPCKTMCPGNNHQEARMVIQAECTLKSDLKCICSDGYWMEQGPNPVCRTVSACPLGTGVVKLADQYNNTTCERCRPGTTYSNISSKTETCQNCSVCGPDQEVNQACNIQNDTICVSKDVSKDEQHGFPIEAIVGLVVVAVVIAIAALVTIVFLYFKRRKDGKSTTLKDLCVRGNECINEESSSQGTDVETPLNPQLPGLLKDDSLSRIAGQIGINWMSTGLSLGLTNATLDQIKMDYHWSIQEAIRRMLMRWRDDHLDKNPHPSFEEMKRCLVQALKVHEGTLAYQLEQIDIKDTYQ; this is encoded by the exons ATGATGAAAGGATCAAAATACATCCGTGTGGCTTTGGTGCTGGGGCTAGTTGGCTTGGTAGGGACCATAATGGACGACACTTATCACACCACTTCCTCAGGCCACACGTGTAAGAAGTGTGAACCTGGGACATACTGGGTGGCAGACTGCACGTCTAATATGCAGCAAGACCAATGCCTGCCTTGTCCGTCTGGCACGTACCAGCCGAACTTTAACATAGCACACTCCTGTGCACCCTGCAAAACGATGTGTCCTGGTAACAATCACCAGGAGGCTAGGATGGTGATTCAAGCAGAGTGCACACTTAAATCTGACTTGAAGTGTATCTGCAGTGATGGATATTGGATGGAGCAAGGTCCCAACCCAGTGTGCAGAACTGTGTCTGCCTGTCCCCTTGGAACAGGAGTTGTGAAACTTG CTGATCAGTACAACAACACGACCTGTGAACGGTGCAGGCCAGGTACTACCTATTCCAACATCAGCTCGAAGACTGAGACCTGTCAGAACTGCAGTGTGTGTGGACCTGATCAGGAGGTCAATCAAGCCTGCAACATACAGAATGACACTATCTGCGTATCAAAGGACGTATCAAAGGACGAGCAACATG GTTTTCCCATAGAAGCCATTGTTGGATTGGTAGTTGTTGCAGTGGTTATTGCAATTGCAGCCTTGGTAACGATTGTATTTCTCTACTTTAAACGCAGGAAAGATGGGAAAAGCACGACACTCAAAGATCTGTGTGTCAG AGGCAATGAATGCATTAATGAAGAGAGCAGCAGTCAAGGAACTG ATGTAGAAACCCCATTGAATCCACAATTGCCAG GTCTGTTAAAGGATGATTCTCTGTCGAGAATTGCCGGACAGATAGGAATTAACTGGATGTCTACTGGGCTTTCATTGGGCTTGACAAATGCAACTCTGGACCAGATTAAGATGGATTATCACTGGTCAATACAAGAGGCGATTAGGAGAATGCTCATGAG ATGGAGAGACGACCATTTAGACAAGAATCCCCATCCATCTTTTGAAGAGATGAAACGCTGTTTAGTTCAAGCGTTGAAAGTACACGAGGGTACTCTTGCTTACCAATTGGAGCAGATAGATATCAAGGACACTTACCAG TGA
- the LOC127854487 gene encoding tumor necrosis factor receptor superfamily member 11A-like isoform X1 — translation MQLKVVEIVMMKGSKYIRVALVLGLVGLVGTIMDDTYHTTSSGHTCKKCEPGTYWVADCTSNMQQDQCLPCPSGTYQPNFNIAHSCAPCKTMCPGNNHQEARMVIQAECTLKSDLKCICSDGYWMEQGPNPVCRTVSACPLGTGVVKLADQYNNTTCERCRPGTTYSNISSKTETCQNCSVCGPDQEVNQACNIQNDTICVSKDVSKDEQHGFPIEAIVGLVVVAVVIAIAALVTIVFLYFKRRKDGKSTTLKDLCVRGNECINEESSSQGTDVETPLNPQLPGLLKDDSLSRIAGQIGINWMSTGLSLGLTNATLDQIKMDYHWSIQEAIRRMLMRWRDDHLDKNPHPSFEEMKRCLVQALKVHEGTLAYQLEQIDIKDTYQ, via the exons ATAGTCATGATGAAAGGATCAAAATACATCCGTGTGGCTTTGGTGCTGGGGCTAGTTGGCTTGGTAGGGACCATAATGGACGACACTTATCACACCACTTCCTCAGGCCACACGTGTAAGAAGTGTGAACCTGGGACATACTGGGTGGCAGACTGCACGTCTAATATGCAGCAAGACCAATGCCTGCCTTGTCCGTCTGGCACGTACCAGCCGAACTTTAACATAGCACACTCCTGTGCACCCTGCAAAACGATGTGTCCTGGTAACAATCACCAGGAGGCTAGGATGGTGATTCAAGCAGAGTGCACACTTAAATCTGACTTGAAGTGTATCTGCAGTGATGGATATTGGATGGAGCAAGGTCCCAACCCAGTGTGCAGAACTGTGTCTGCCTGTCCCCTTGGAACAGGAGTTGTGAAACTTG CTGATCAGTACAACAACACGACCTGTGAACGGTGCAGGCCAGGTACTACCTATTCCAACATCAGCTCGAAGACTGAGACCTGTCAGAACTGCAGTGTGTGTGGACCTGATCAGGAGGTCAATCAAGCCTGCAACATACAGAATGACACTATCTGCGTATCAAAGGACGTATCAAAGGACGAGCAACATG GTTTTCCCATAGAAGCCATTGTTGGATTGGTAGTTGTTGCAGTGGTTATTGCAATTGCAGCCTTGGTAACGATTGTATTTCTCTACTTTAAACGCAGGAAAGATGGGAAAAGCACGACACTCAAAGATCTGTGTGTCAG AGGCAATGAATGCATTAATGAAGAGAGCAGCAGTCAAGGAACTG ATGTAGAAACCCCATTGAATCCACAATTGCCAG GTCTGTTAAAGGATGATTCTCTGTCGAGAATTGCCGGACAGATAGGAATTAACTGGATGTCTACTGGGCTTTCATTGGGCTTGACAAATGCAACTCTGGACCAGATTAAGATGGATTATCACTGGTCAATACAAGAGGCGATTAGGAGAATGCTCATGAG ATGGAGAGACGACCATTTAGACAAGAATCCCCATCCATCTTTTGAAGAGATGAAACGCTGTTTAGTTCAAGCGTTGAAAGTACACGAGGGTACTCTTGCTTACCAATTGGAGCAGATAGATATCAAGGACACTTACCAG TGA